From a single Planococcus shenhongbingii genomic region:
- a CDS encoding YceI family protein encodes MKKWTIDAAHSEIGFSVKHMMISKVKGSFTSFDATVEANEEDLNGALIDFKIDVASINTNNTDRDNHLRSADFFDAETYPEITFNANEITKKGDEYELTGDLTIKGITRPATFEVEYGGKGTNPWGVEVVAFSAEGKVNRKDFGLTWNQALETGGVMVGEDIKISLELEANPA; translated from the coding sequence ATGAAAAAATGGACAATCGACGCAGCTCACTCAGAAATCGGCTTCTCAGTAAAACATATGATGATCTCTAAAGTAAAAGGCTCATTCACTTCATTCGACGCAACAGTTGAAGCAAACGAAGAAGACTTGAATGGCGCTTTGATCGACTTCAAAATCGACGTAGCAAGCATTAACACAAACAACACAGACCGCGACAACCACTTGCGTTCTGCTGATTTCTTTGATGCTGAAACATACCCTGAAATCACATTCAATGCTAACGAAATCACGAAAAAAGGCGACGAATACGAATTGACTGGCGACCTTACAATCAAAGGAATCACTCGCCCTGCTACTTTTGAAGTAGAATACGGCGGCAAAGGCACTAACCCATGGGGCGTAGAAGTTGTTGCTTTCAGTGCAGAAGGCAAAGTAAACCGCAAAGATTTCGGCCTTACTTGGAACCAAGCTCTTGAAACTGGCGGCGTTATGGTCGGCGAAGACATCAAGATTTCACTTGAACTAGAAGCTAACCCGGCTTAA